A window of the Lolium perenne isolate Kyuss_39 chromosome 7, Kyuss_2.0, whole genome shotgun sequence genome harbors these coding sequences:
- the LOC127316913 gene encoding uncharacterized protein isoform X1, which produces MSYPRSPRRKPPPPCAPARRQPQRSGPYTPLLATGPGSPASHRSPRHHLAPPAAALDGGGASPWEPCRVAKEGGIMGGRHDLPSAAAKMGLTFTKLFSRLFAKEMRILMVGLDAAGTTTILYKLKLGQIVTTTPTIVREVHLRQRGEQIGKAPYNMSLGSVH; this is translated from the exons ATGTCTTACCCCCGATCTCCACGCCGTAAGCCCCCGCCCCCCTGTGCTCCTGCTCGTCGCCAGCCTCAGCGCTCCGGCCCGTACACGCCCCTGCTCGCTACCGGCCCAGGTTCTCCTGCTTCCCACCGTTCTCCTCGCCACCATCTAGCTCCTCCCGCCGCAGCGCTGGATGGAGGTGGTGCATCGCCATGGGAGCCCTGCCGCGTCGCCAAGGAAGGGGGCATCATGGGTGGTAGGCACGACTTGCCTAG CGCAGCAGCCAAGATGGGGCTCACGTTCACGAAGCTGTTCAGCCGCCTCTTCGCCAAGGAGATGAGGATCCTCATGGTCGGTCTCGATGCGGCCGGTACGACCACCATCCTCTACAAGCTCAAGCTGGGCCAGATCGTCACCACCACCCCCACGATCG TGAGGGAAGTGCATCTACGACAGCGAGGGGAGCAGATTGGGAAGGCACCATATAACATGTCGTTGGGCTCCGTTCATTGA
- the LOC127316913 gene encoding uncharacterized protein isoform X2: MSYPRSPRRKPPPPCAPARRQPQRSGPYTPLLATGPGSPASHRSPRHHLAPPAAALDGGGASPWEPCRVAKEGGIMGGRHDLPSAAAKMGLTFTKLFSRLFAKEMRILMVGLDAAGTTTILYKLKLGQIVTTTPTIGSFCLAGIVSPS; encoded by the exons ATGTCTTACCCCCGATCTCCACGCCGTAAGCCCCCGCCCCCCTGTGCTCCTGCTCGTCGCCAGCCTCAGCGCTCCGGCCCGTACACGCCCCTGCTCGCTACCGGCCCAGGTTCTCCTGCTTCCCACCGTTCTCCTCGCCACCATCTAGCTCCTCCCGCCGCAGCGCTGGATGGAGGTGGTGCATCGCCATGGGAGCCCTGCCGCGTCGCCAAGGAAGGGGGCATCATGGGTGGTAGGCACGACTTGCCTAG CGCAGCAGCCAAGATGGGGCTCACGTTCACGAAGCTGTTCAGCCGCCTCTTCGCCAAGGAGATGAGGATCCTCATGGTCGGTCTCGATGCGGCCGGTACGACCACCATCCTCTACAAGCTCAAGCTGGGCCAGATCGTCACCACCACCCCCACGATCG GCTCCTTTTGTTTGGCCGGCATTGTCTCTCCTTCCTGA
- the LOC127316913 gene encoding uncharacterized protein isoform X3, translating to MSYPRSPRRKPPPPCAPARRQPQRSGPYTPLLATGPGSPASHRSPRHHLAPPAAALDGGGASPWEPCRVAKEGGIMGGRHDLPSAAAKMGLTFTKLFSRLFAKEMRILMVGLDAAGTTTILYKLKLGQIVTTTPTIGNRW from the exons ATGTCTTACCCCCGATCTCCACGCCGTAAGCCCCCGCCCCCCTGTGCTCCTGCTCGTCGCCAGCCTCAGCGCTCCGGCCCGTACACGCCCCTGCTCGCTACCGGCCCAGGTTCTCCTGCTTCCCACCGTTCTCCTCGCCACCATCTAGCTCCTCCCGCCGCAGCGCTGGATGGAGGTGGTGCATCGCCATGGGAGCCCTGCCGCGTCGCCAAGGAAGGGGGCATCATGGGTGGTAGGCACGACTTGCCTAG CGCAGCAGCCAAGATGGGGCTCACGTTCACGAAGCTGTTCAGCCGCCTCTTCGCCAAGGAGATGAGGATCCTCATGGTCGGTCTCGATGCGGCCGGTACGACCACCATCCTCTACAAGCTCAAGCTGGGCCAGATCGTCACCACCACCCCCACGATCG GAAACAGATGGTGA